In Mixophyes fleayi isolate aMixFle1 chromosome 4, aMixFle1.hap1, whole genome shotgun sequence, the following proteins share a genomic window:
- the LOC142150450 gene encoding olfactory receptor 11L1-like: MHENNVSYIFLLGFPFFHSFNSLLFLFLLIIYCVTMCSNVIIMTLVSMSNNLHSPMYFFITQVSLLDILMTTDILPNLLHIILHDSGTMSLTACISQFYVFAYSETSECLILMVMSYDRYVAICNPLRYSSIITKTFCVKSVIGSCSLSSFIILMDAIAIYKLDFCGPNAIDHFFCDFIPIIELSCSDTSFIQMQITLFCIIVVICPFTMIIVSYVYIITTILNIRSISGRQKAFSTCSSHLTVVSIFFGTLFSVYMVPTKGQLLATSKVLSLLYTVVTPLLNPFIYSLRNKDFKEAFEKLMCNLN, encoded by the coding sequence ATGCATGAGAACAATGTTTCTTATATCTTTCTTCTGGGATTTCCATTTTTTCACAGCTTCAATAGTCTCTTATTTTTGTTCCTGCTCATCATTTACTGTGTCACCATGTGCAGTAATGTTATTATCATGACTTTAGTTTCAATGAGCAATAATCTTCATTCTCCAATGTATTTCTTCATCACACAAGTGTCTTTACTGGACATTCTGATGACCACAGACATTCTGCCCAACCTACTTCACATTATACTTCATGACAGTGGGACCATGTCTCTTACTGCCTGTATATCACAGTTTTATGTATTTGCTTACTCAGAGACATCAGAGTGTCTGATCCTAATGGTGATGTCTTATGACCGATATGTGGCTATCTGTAACCCACTGAGATATAGCTCTATAATCACCAAAACATTTTGTGTGAAATCTGTCATTGGATCTTGTTCCTTGAGTTCCTTTATAATCTTGATGGATGCAATAGCTATATACAAACTAGACTTCTGTGGTCCAAATGCTATTGACCATTTCTTCTGTGATTTTATTCCCATTATAGAACTTTCTTGTTCTGATACTTCATTTATACAAATGCAGAtaactttattttgtattattgttgTCATATGCCCATTCACAATGATCATTGTTTCTTATGTGTATATCATAACCACTATTCTAAACATTCGGTCTAttagtgggagacagaaagccttctccacctgcagcTCTCATCTGACTGTTGTGTCTATATTTTTTGGGACTCTCTTTTCTGTATATATGGTTCCAACCAAAGGACAATTATTAGCTACCAGCAAGGTATTATCACTGCTGTACACTGTGGTGACACCATTGCTTAATCCATTCATATACAGCCTGAGGAATAAAGACTTCAAGGAAGCGTTTGAAAAATTGATGTGTAATTTGAATTAG
- the LOC142150451 gene encoding olfactory receptor 11L1-like, which yields MVMFLVIPKFLGTGPGPGFVHIMHENNVSYIFLLGFPNFHSFNSLLFLFLLIIYCVTMCGNVIIMTLVSMSKNLHSPMYLFITQVSLLDILMTTDILPNLLHIILHDGGTMSLTACISQFYVFAYSETSECLILTVMSYDRYVAICNPLRYNSIITKTFCVKSVIGSCSLSSLIILMDAIAIYKLDFCDPNVIDHFFCDFIPIIGLSCSDTSFIQMQTTLFGIIVVICPFTMIIVSYVYIITTILNIQSISGRQKAFSTCSSHLTVVSIFFGTLFSVYMVPTQGQLLAINKVLSLLYTVVTPLLNPFIYSLRNKDFKEAFEKLRCNLH from the exons ATGGTTATGTTTCTTGTGATACCCAAGTTTCTGGGAACTGGCCCAGGTCCTG GATTTGTACACATAATGCATGAGAACAATGTCTCTTATATTTTTCTTCTGGGATTTCCAAATTTCCACAGCTTCAATAGTCTCTTATTTTTGTTCCTGCTCATCATTTACTGTGTCACCATGTGCGGTAATGTTATTATCATGACTTTAGTTTCAATGAGCAAAAATCTTCATTCTCCAATGTATTTGTTCATCACACAAGTGTCTTTACTGGACATTCTGATGACCACAGACATTCTCCCTAACTTACTTCACATTATACTACATGACGGTGGCACCATGTCTCTTACTGCCTGTATATCACAGTTTTATGTATTTGCTTACTCAGAGACATCAGAGTGTCTGATCCTAACAGTGATGTCTTATGACCGATATGTGGCTATCTGTAACCCACTGAGATATAACTCTATAATCACCAAAACATTTTGTGTGAAATCCGTCATTGGATCTTGTTCCTTGAGTTCCTTAATAATCTTGATGGATGCAATAGCTATATACAAATTAGACTTCTGTGATCCAAATGTTATTGACCATTTCTTCTGTGATTTCATTCCCATTATAGGACTTTCTTGTTCAGATACTTCATTTATACAAATGCAGACAACTTTATTTGGTATTATTGTTGTCATATGCCCATTCACAATGATCATTGTTTCTTATGTGTATATCATAACCACCATCCTTAACATTCAGTCTAttagtgggagacagaaagccttctccacctgcagcTCTCATCTGACTGTTGTGTCTATATTTTTTGGGACTCTCTTTTCTGTATATATGGTTCCAACCCAAGGACAATTATTAGCTATCAACAAGGTATTATCACTGCTGTACACTGTGGTGACACCATTGCTTAATCCATTCATATACAGCCTGAGGAATAAAGACTTCAAGGAAGCGTTTGAAAAATTGAGATGTAATTTGCATTAG